From one Fulvitalea axinellae genomic stretch:
- a CDS encoding sigma-70 family RNA polymerase sigma factor, which yields MTPDQYKKLFDLHYLPSCLYALRFLRCPSTAEDVVQEAFVCLWEQRLKINSSPKSYLFGIIRNKSMDIIKRNAKQTDIENYAWNISMPDEHYAEEDATEILERLLLRLPPKSREIFEMSRSLKMKYREIADDLDISTKAVEKQISKVIRFLLDELSKDDFHLRRISVSKTTKKRRLRKAIQEQINGEKDLKMLAVKQLLKTLNLIPISMNWIYPSFRKCFSVYEFVTFCKVINFILANVSRNISRSN from the coding sequence ATGACACCAGACCAATACAAGAAGCTTTTTGATCTACATTATTTACCGTCCTGCCTTTACGCTTTGCGGTTTTTGCGTTGTCCGTCCACAGCCGAAGATGTCGTACAGGAAGCCTTCGTATGTTTATGGGAACAACGATTAAAAATAAACTCAAGCCCTAAATCATACTTATTCGGAATAATCCGGAATAAATCTATGGACATAATAAAACGCAATGCCAAACAAACGGATATCGAAAACTACGCATGGAATATCAGTATGCCGGATGAGCATTATGCCGAAGAGGATGCCACAGAAATATTAGAACGTTTACTCCTACGGTTACCGCCCAAAAGCCGAGAAATATTCGAGATGAGTCGTTCCCTAAAAATGAAATACCGTGAAATCGCAGATGACTTGGATATAAGCACTAAAGCGGTGGAAAAGCAAATCTCAAAAGTCATACGTTTCCTGTTGGACGAATTGAGTAAAGATGATTTCCATCTGAGAAGAATAAGCGTTTCGAAAACAACGAAGAAAAGGCGATTACGCAAAGCTATACAAGAACAAATCAATGGAGAAAAAGACCTGAAAATGTTAGCTGTTAAACAGCTTTTGAAAACTCTGAACCTAATACCAATTTCTATGAATTGGATTTATCCGTCGTTCAGGAAATGTTTTTCAGTTTACGAATTCGTTACGTTCTGCAAGGTTATAAATTTTATTCTGGCGAATGTTTCTCGGAACATCTCCAGAAGTAATTGA
- a CDS encoding T9SS type A sorting domain-containing protein — translation MKSDRKIVARLGGTGGWGIRNVLDLSQNEISGITGKDLMATSADNIIGTSIRHVDVANNRMDFKALNILVQQVLFGANDSRSHWSDMLQLSDITYAPQKKLGDKRDAVTLDNGVNHELSFSLRDGGNKYTWLLNGKAVPGADGKTLPILDFGPEQGGIYTCAVTNEALPGLVIESVDMPVWAKKEGNQAPNSISLSRDKAVATTPAFSVIATLSGSDPDGDVLSFRLVDEENHPYNSSFRIKDGNTLISSEELFERDFLTEYKIKVQAYDAFGGTLDKVFVIKRVNLPEGAKLANEFSLSSFDVSENEDAVVEVGSIALNSYSTRWQVDGRTMRRIEERVDLLGQYTLSLPAGLQDNDWFEVKDGKLLTKKTFNYEQQKTLTVSVKATHKDNPEIFSTQLFTVRVTDVNDAPSVVALSNNVIKDNDSAGKIVGTLLSSDEDPGDLKFKFSLSPGTSNASAFTVQNQFLRTRKKLEAGLYNLQVRATDPHGAFVDQPLKVVVLQTDEDGEVNKKAAEIMYTDDLSLRVGDPALVLKGYSTSDAKVSYSLVEGAGVIRIDGAEIKALAPGTAKVKASVAETEFFLSAEKVFTVTVNPKNVKSIPEIKDFDDLHLSLSDGKTRLTAHSNSGAKVEYTIVSGTETLTLDEPYIIPKKVGTAKIKATVRETDNFATANKTITVTIKSDGTKTTPTIYDWKDFSITLGSNAVVLGAHSDSDAKVVYEVVSGASHIQLQGNRVTAKTAGTATLKASVASTDTYSFAEKTVQVTVKAAGSKTTPTISDWEDFSITLGSNAVVLGAHSDSDAKVVYEVVSGASHIQLQGNRVTAKTAGTATLKASVASTDIYSFAEKTVQVTVKAAGSKTTPTISDWEDFSITLGGNTVVLGAHSDSDAKVVYEVVSGASHIQLQGNRVTAKTAGTATLKASVMETEKYKSFEKTVTVTITETAQLKESVITNFDNQIHRLNEGTFSLAAYTNSTAKVRYEVIEGMDLLHINGAIATLISAGTVKIRAYVEATGEYSSAEKTASIRIIATDEMLETQILGFDDLEKNMSDNAFALTAYSESPAKVNYEIVSGAEVVSLDGITITPLTPGLASVRAFVDATDNYEAVEKTIVIRINTVTAIGSSGKRMCLYPNPVSEVLQIKTAHVDEKAEVTVFDQNGKVLLKENLSVQGDAYRLNVTELHPGIYRIVLRTEKEVITGTISKK, via the coding sequence ATGAAATCTGACAGAAAGATCGTAGCGCGCCTTGGAGGAACAGGAGGTTGGGGTATTAGGAATGTCTTGGATCTGAGCCAAAATGAGATCAGCGGGATAACTGGAAAAGATCTAATGGCTACATCTGCGGATAATATTATCGGAACAAGTATTCGGCACGTGGACGTAGCTAATAACCGGATGGACTTTAAGGCCCTTAACATTCTTGTTCAACAAGTTCTTTTTGGGGCAAATGACTCAAGGAGCCATTGGAGTGATATGTTACAATTATCTGATATCACCTATGCCCCGCAAAAAAAGCTAGGCGACAAGCGGGATGCGGTTACCTTGGATAATGGAGTGAACCACGAGTTGAGCTTCAGTTTGCGTGATGGTGGAAACAAGTATACTTGGTTATTGAACGGTAAGGCTGTTCCCGGAGCGGATGGCAAGACCCTTCCTATCCTTGACTTCGGCCCTGAGCAGGGAGGGATCTACACTTGCGCCGTTACCAATGAAGCATTGCCCGGATTAGTTATCGAAAGTGTGGATATGCCCGTGTGGGCAAAAAAAGAAGGCAACCAAGCTCCGAACTCTATTAGCCTTAGCCGTGACAAAGCGGTGGCCACTACCCCGGCCTTCAGTGTGATTGCCACGCTTTCGGGCTCAGATCCGGACGGCGACGTCTTGAGCTTTCGTTTGGTTGATGAGGAAAACCATCCTTATAACTCCAGCTTCCGAATAAAGGACGGTAACACCCTGATTTCTTCGGAAGAGCTTTTCGAACGTGATTTTTTGACGGAATATAAGATCAAGGTACAAGCGTACGACGCCTTTGGCGGAACTCTTGACAAAGTGTTTGTGATAAAAAGAGTGAATCTGCCGGAAGGGGCCAAATTGGCCAACGAGTTTTCTCTCTCTTCTTTTGATGTCTCTGAAAATGAAGACGCTGTAGTGGAAGTCGGAAGCATAGCCCTAAATTCATATTCGACTAGATGGCAGGTAGACGGCCGTACAATGAGGCGTATTGAAGAGCGTGTCGATTTGCTGGGGCAATATACCTTAAGCCTGCCTGCCGGTTTGCAGGACAATGACTGGTTCGAAGTCAAGGACGGAAAGTTGCTAACGAAAAAGACTTTTAATTATGAACAACAGAAAACACTTACCGTAAGCGTCAAGGCTACGCATAAAGACAATCCGGAGATATTCAGTACCCAACTGTTTACCGTTAGGGTTACGGACGTGAACGATGCCCCTTCCGTAGTTGCCTTGAGCAATAATGTGATCAAGGATAACGATTCGGCTGGTAAAATCGTGGGTACGTTACTGTCAAGCGACGAAGATCCGGGCGATTTGAAATTTAAGTTCTCACTGTCTCCGGGCACATCTAACGCCAGTGCCTTTACGGTACAAAACCAGTTTTTGAGAACCAGAAAGAAGCTAGAGGCGGGCTTGTATAACTTGCAGGTACGGGCCACGGACCCGCACGGGGCTTTTGTGGACCAACCGCTGAAGGTAGTGGTTTTGCAAACCGACGAAGACGGAGAAGTAAATAAAAAAGCCGCCGAGATAATGTATACGGACGATTTGTCATTGCGGGTGGGCGATCCTGCCCTTGTGCTTAAAGGCTATTCGACTTCCGACGCTAAGGTTAGCTATAGTTTGGTAGAGGGTGCCGGAGTGATCAGGATCGATGGCGCTGAGATAAAGGCCTTGGCTCCCGGAACGGCCAAAGTAAAAGCTTCAGTGGCTGAAACGGAGTTTTTTTTATCCGCCGAAAAAGTGTTTACCGTTACTGTAAATCCGAAAAATGTAAAATCAATTCCAGAGATTAAGGATTTTGATGATTTACACCTCTCCCTTTCCGATGGAAAAACCCGCTTGACCGCACACTCCAACTCAGGGGCCAAGGTGGAATATACCATAGTTTCAGGAACGGAAACACTGACATTGGATGAGCCTTATATTATTCCCAAAAAAGTAGGGACGGCAAAGATTAAAGCCACTGTTCGTGAAACGGATAACTTCGCTACGGCGAATAAAACCATTACTGTAACCATCAAATCTGATGGAACCAAAACGACACCTACCATTTATGATTGGAAAGACTTTTCGATAACGTTAGGCAGTAATGCCGTAGTGTTGGGTGCACATTCTGACTCCGACGCCAAAGTAGTGTATGAAGTTGTTTCCGGAGCAAGCCATATCCAACTTCAAGGAAATCGCGTAACGGCCAAGACCGCTGGAACGGCGACGTTAAAGGCCAGTGTGGCGTCGACAGACACTTACAGTTTCGCCGAGAAAACTGTTCAGGTTACCGTAAAGGCGGCAGGCTCGAAAACAACACCTACAATTAGCGATTGGGAAGACTTTTCGATAACGTTAGGCAGTAATGCCGTAGTGCTGGGCGCCCATTCTGACTCCGACGCCAAAGTAGTGTATGAAGTTGTTTCCGGAGCAAGCCATATCCAACTTCAAGGAAATCGCGTAACGGCCAAGACCGCCGGAACGGCGACGTTAAAGGCCAGTGTGGCATCGACAGACATTTACAGTTTCGCTGAGAAAACTGTTCAGGTTACCGTAAAGGCGGCAGGCTCGAAAACAACACCTACAATTAGCGATTGGGAAGACTTTTCGATAACGTTAGGCGGTAATACCGTAGTGCTGGGCGCCCATTCTGACTCCGACGCCAAAGTAGTGTATGAAGTTGTTTCCGGGGCAAGCCATATCCAACTTCAAGGAAATCGCGTAACGGCCAAGACCGCCGGAACGGCGACGTTAAAGGCAAGTGTAATGGAGACTGAGAAGTATAAGTCTTTTGAGAAAACAGTAACCGTGACCATTACGGAAACAGCGCAATTGAAAGAGTCCGTGATCACTAACTTCGATAATCAGATTCACCGCCTGAATGAAGGCACTTTTTCGTTGGCCGCATATACCAACTCTACAGCCAAAGTACGTTATGAAGTGATCGAAGGTATGGATCTCCTTCATATTAATGGCGCCATAGCGACTTTGATCAGTGCGGGTACCGTAAAGATAAGGGCTTATGTGGAAGCTACCGGGGAATACTCAAGCGCTGAGAAAACCGCGTCTATCCGCATCATAGCCACAGACGAAATGCTTGAGACCCAAATACTGGGCTTTGATGATTTGGAAAAGAATATGAGCGATAACGCATTTGCCTTAACGGCCTATTCGGAATCTCCGGCAAAGGTGAACTATGAAATTGTTTCGGGTGCGGAGGTAGTGTCGTTAGATGGAATTACCATAACGCCACTGACTCCTGGCCTAGCTTCCGTACGCGCCTTTGTGGATGCCACCGACAATTACGAAGCGGTGGAGAAAACAATTGTGATACGGATCAATACCGTAACAGCCATCGGTTCCTCCGGAAAGCGGATGTGCTTATACCCTAACCCGGTAAGCGAAGTTTTGCAAATTAAAACTGCCCATGTAGACGAAAAAGCGGAAGTCACTGTATTCGACCAAAACGGTAAGGTTTTGCTTAAGGAAAATCTGTCCGTACAGGGCGACGCTTATAGATTAAATGTTACCGAGCTCCATCCCGGAATATACCGTATAGTGCTTCGAACAGAAAAAGAAGTGATTACCGGGACAATAAGTAAGAAATAA
- a CDS encoding RagB/SusD family nutrient uptake outer membrane protein — protein sequence MRKRTIAFNIFLVMLLGSGCHDLDLYDLDDPSSASWHQRKEEFRYSLNALYIGKTAGLTDALWSDNLIRRGQLSTPKTGGLQSTNGGIKNTWRDLYKGVARAVRIREELEEKGGILPEDLRAQYEAEVKYHLANTYTVLITRFGDVPFINKTLTIDESRTVSRTDKNTIKEQIFQWYDEAASALPVSYDGLQYATKGAAYAQKARAALYLEEWAVAKDAAKACIDLGKYSLHDDYADLFFSKTKHSPEIIISYPRSNELNRNFSTNWWIPRCVPSGYGGTNPTWDLLATYECIDGKMIDESPLFDPRNPFQDRDPRLKATIVPFGKQTASDQLTASSGVNFNGIDYNPHPQALWVMNHNTGQMIFNHDSRGRQTHAPYNALLKAKGIDEEWYDDLRSDQDQMIHRYAEVLLTYAEAQIELSNGDLGQARWAINLIRERAYRGTGIPFPEITSNDRDELRKILRNERRVELALEGQRYMDLIRWRLAEHAFNGYNLAPLYAIPNPSTDAKPEDIEGKLIDLIVNKGLWFWAETPTIDPQTGLPQFKDWEEGDEGSGKKSFARVLSTMKFDPNRHYLFPIPQAEIDLNENLTQNPEY from the coding sequence ATGAGAAAAAGAACTATCGCTTTTAATATATTCTTGGTCATGCTTTTGGGCTCAGGGTGCCATGATTTGGACCTGTATGACCTTGACGATCCTAGCTCGGCCTCTTGGCACCAACGCAAGGAGGAATTCAGATATTCGCTAAATGCGTTATATATAGGAAAAACGGCCGGGCTGACTGACGCTTTATGGTCTGATAACCTCATTCGTCGAGGTCAATTAAGCACTCCCAAAACCGGAGGCCTTCAATCCACTAACGGCGGAATAAAAAATACATGGCGAGACCTTTACAAAGGAGTGGCTCGCGCAGTCCGCATAAGAGAGGAATTGGAAGAAAAAGGGGGAATACTGCCCGAAGATCTGAGAGCCCAGTACGAAGCCGAAGTAAAATACCACTTGGCCAATACCTACACAGTCCTGATTACCCGTTTCGGCGATGTTCCGTTTATAAATAAGACATTGACCATTGACGAATCAAGGACAGTGTCCCGCACGGACAAGAATACGATCAAGGAACAAATATTTCAATGGTACGACGAAGCCGCCTCCGCCTTGCCCGTAAGTTACGATGGACTACAATACGCCACAAAAGGAGCCGCATACGCCCAGAAAGCTCGTGCCGCACTTTATCTTGAAGAATGGGCGGTAGCCAAAGACGCTGCAAAAGCCTGTATTGACTTGGGCAAATATTCTTTGCATGACGACTATGCCGACTTGTTTTTCTCAAAAACCAAACACAGTCCCGAGATTATTATCTCTTACCCAAGATCAAATGAACTGAACAGGAATTTCAGTACAAACTGGTGGATACCTCGTTGCGTACCTTCCGGCTATGGAGGTACAAACCCTACTTGGGATCTATTGGCCACATACGAATGCATAGACGGCAAGATGATCGATGAGTCTCCTTTATTTGACCCTAGAAACCCTTTTCAGGATCGAGATCCTAGACTCAAGGCTACCATTGTCCCATTTGGAAAACAAACCGCCTCAGATCAGTTAACAGCCTCTTCGGGTGTTAATTTCAACGGTATCGACTATAACCCGCACCCGCAAGCATTATGGGTAATGAATCATAATACCGGGCAAATGATTTTTAATCATGACAGTAGGGGACGTCAGACCCACGCCCCCTATAACGCCTTGTTGAAAGCCAAAGGAATAGACGAGGAATGGTATGATGATCTTCGGTCCGACCAAGACCAAATGATTCACCGGTATGCGGAAGTGCTTTTAACTTATGCCGAAGCCCAAATAGAATTGAGCAACGGAGATCTGGGACAAGCGCGATGGGCGATCAACCTGATTCGTGAACGAGCTTATAGAGGGACGGGAATTCCGTTTCCGGAAATTACTTCAAACGACCGTGATGAACTCCGGAAAATCCTAAGAAACGAACGTAGGGTTGAGCTTGCTCTGGAAGGGCAACGATATATGGACCTGATTCGTTGGCGATTGGCCGAACATGCCTTCAACGGATATAACTTAGCGCCACTATACGCAATTCCGAACCCAAGTACAGATGCTAAGCCCGAAGATATCGAAGGAAAATTGATTGATCTTATCGTAAACAAAGGCTTATGGTTCTGGGCGGAAACACCAACGATCGATCCCCAAACCGGCTTGCCACAGTTTAAAGACTGGGAAGAGGGAGATGAAGGTTCAGGCAAAAAGAGCTTTGCCAGAGTACTTTCAACTATGAAGTTCGATCCAAACAGACACTATCTATTTCCAATTCCTCAAGCGGAAATAGACTTAAATGAAAACCTAACCCAAAATCCCGAATATTAA